The following are from one region of the Amedibacterium intestinale genome:
- a CDS encoding helix-turn-helix transcriptional regulator, translated as MMYLSFVSVTIGLVFFAAFVYLFYLVVKALKKYNGSQQVRKEKAEKSKTLGELLKNHRIECKMTQEFVAEAIGVSRQAVSKWESGKSDPSTTNLLALADLFGISAEDLLKEVQ; from the coding sequence ATGATGTATTTATCATTTGTTAGTGTAACTATAGGTCTTGTGTTTTTCGCAGCATTTGTCTATTTATTTTATCTGGTAGTCAAGGCATTGAAGAAATATAATGGTTCACAGCAGGTAAGAAAAGAAAAGGCAGAGAAGTCAAAAACACTTGGAGAACTCTTAAAAAATCATCGAATCGAATGTAAAATGACACAGGAGTTTGTGGCAGAAGCAATAGGTGTAAGCAGACAGGCAGTATCAAAATGGGAAAGTGGAAAATCAGACCCAAGTACGACCAATCTACTCGCTTTAGCAGATTTATTTGGTATCAGTGCAGAAGATTTATTGAAAGAAGTGCAGTAA
- a CDS encoding histidine kinase — translation MGLDQLLELTSNVAVKALPIAGVVVLIFLAIFLKRLVSLLNTTQDCVQSIKKTVETANKELETLEKPLQTLNELSDTVDCVHEASKHAVRSSIAIFLENLTYIKDWIFKKMGNEEEIKEESCEVNVDEKNG, via the coding sequence ATGGGTTTGGATCAGTTGTTAGAATTGACAAGCAATGTAGCTGTTAAAGCGTTGCCGATAGCAGGGGTTGTCGTTTTGATTTTTTTGGCAATTTTCTTAAAGCGTTTAGTTTCCTTGCTGAATACAACGCAGGATTGTGTACAAAGCATTAAGAAAACGGTAGAAACTGCAAATAAAGAACTTGAAACACTAGAAAAGCCATTACAGACACTAAATGAGTTGAGTGATACCGTAGATTGTGTTCATGAAGCCAGCAAACACGCTGTACGTTCTTCTATCGCAATTTTTTTAGAAAATTTGACATATATAAAAGACTGGATTTTTAAAAAAATGGGCAATGAAGAAGAAATAAAAGAAGAGTCTTGCGAGGTAAATGTTGATGAAAAAAATGGATGA
- a CDS encoding RNA polymerase sigma factor codes for MKEFETIYFEYYDMVFRYVFSLCKEETWAEEITQEAFFKALKNINSFRGECKLSVWLCQIAKNIFYKEAKKRKRQVDYPLEIIQDANDIKQKIYNKDETLEIHKLLHKLKEPYKEVFWMRTFGELSFKDIGLIFGKSESWARVTYHRAKMKIKEEIPCDIHVN; via the coding sequence GTGAAAGAATTTGAAACCATCTATTTTGAATATTATGATATGGTGTTTCGATATGTTTTCTCTCTTTGTAAAGAGGAAACGTGGGCGGAAGAAATTACCCAGGAGGCTTTTTTTAAGGCCTTAAAAAATATCAATTCTTTTCGTGGAGAATGTAAACTTTCTGTCTGGCTGTGCCAAATTGCGAAAAATATTTTTTATAAAGAAGCAAAAAAGAGAAAAAGACAGGTAGATTATCCTTTGGAGATAATCCAGGATGCTAATGATATAAAACAAAAGATTTATAATAAGGATGAAACGCTTGAAATTCATAAATTGCTTCATAAGTTGAAGGAACCTTATAAAGAAGTCTTTTGGATGCGAACGTTTGGGGAATTGTCTTTTAAAGATATCGGCTTGATTTTTGGAAAATCAGAAAGCTGGGCAAGAGTAACGTATCATAGAGCAAAAATGAAAATTAAGGAGGAGATACCATGCGATATCCATGTAAACTAA
- the pepV gene encoding dipeptidase PepV: protein MNWLNEIEKYKEDFISDLRGIIAIPSVKDTEKENAPFGEGCRKALDYMLELGRKEGFEVKDYNGYAGVISYGEGEESVGVLAHLDIVPIGEGWTKNPFGGEIVDGYMFGRGTVDDKGPAMAGFYALKMLKDNNIKLNKKIMLILGCDEESGMECMEYYVKHGEIPTMGFTPDADFPVIYGEKGGLNIRMKGTCNTVIKSMHAGDRPNIVIGKASLVVGEWNDSLMDMFDFYLKSNGLKGSVAYTGDEATLEIEGAFAHAAMPYNGVNAALHLLNFVGSAFQDKFAADTYYMLKDWQGKPLGIDIDGAYMGFLTMNTGIVDIENNEASIVIDIRYPNDADSDKIMEGFHKTAKELDYGLDIVLEHNMKPLFVDPNSELVQTLSGVYREYSKDTFTPNITIGGGTYAKKFPNFVAFGPEFPNRKSPEHMYVGGCHQKDEGVNVDDLLLSVGIYTASLEKLAK, encoded by the coding sequence ATGAATTGGTTAAATGAAATTGAAAAATATAAAGAAGACTTTATTAGTGACTTACGTGGAATTATTGCGATTCCATCTGTTAAAGATACAGAAAAAGAAAATGCACCTTTTGGAGAAGGGTGCAGAAAAGCTTTGGATTATATGCTGGAGCTTGGTAGAAAAGAAGGCTTTGAAGTCAAAGATTATAACGGCTATGCGGGTGTCATCAGTTATGGTGAAGGGGAAGAAAGTGTTGGTGTTTTGGCACACTTGGATATTGTTCCTATTGGAGAAGGATGGACAAAAAATCCATTTGGCGGAGAAATTGTTGATGGCTATATGTTTGGACGTGGTACAGTAGATGACAAAGGTCCTGCTATGGCTGGTTTTTACGCGTTGAAAATGCTGAAGGATAATAACATTAAATTAAATAAGAAAATCATGCTGATTCTTGGATGTGATGAAGAGAGTGGTATGGAATGTATGGAATATTATGTAAAACATGGAGAAATTCCAACGATGGGATTTACACCAGATGCTGATTTCCCTGTAATTTATGGGGAAAAGGGTGGACTGAACATTCGCATGAAAGGAACATGCAATACGGTTATTAAATCAATGCATGCAGGAGATCGCCCAAATATCGTTATTGGAAAGGCATCTCTTGTTGTTGGTGAGTGGAATGACAGCTTGATGGATATGTTTGACTTCTACTTGAAAAGCAATGGCTTAAAAGGAAGTGTTGCTTATACAGGGGATGAGGCAACGTTAGAAATTGAAGGTGCATTTGCACATGCGGCAATGCCTTATAATGGGGTGAATGCGGCTTTGCATCTTTTAAACTTTGTAGGAAGTGCTTTCCAGGATAAGTTTGCTGCAGATACATACTATATGTTAAAAGACTGGCAGGGAAAACCTTTAGGAATTGATATTGATGGAGCTTATATGGGCTTTTTAACAATGAATACAGGGATTGTAGATATTGAAAATAACGAGGCTAGTATCGTAATTGATATTCGCTATCCTAATGATGCAGATTCAGATAAAATCATGGAAGGATTCCACAAAACTGCAAAAGAATTAGATTATGGATTAGATATTGTTTTGGAACACAATATGAAGCCATTGTTTGTGGATCCTAATTCTGAACTTGTACAGACATTGTCTGGTGTTTATCGTGAATACAGTAAAGATACCTTTACTCCAAATATTACGATTGGCGGGGGTACTTATGCGAAAAAATTCCCTAACTTTGTAGCATTTGGACCAGAATTTCCAAATCGTAAATCACCAGAACACATGTATGTTGGAGGATGTCATCAAAAAGATGAAGGTGTTAATGTAGATGACCTGCTTCTTTCTGTAGGTATTTATACAGCTTCATTAGAAAAACTTGCCAAATAA
- a CDS encoding pyridoxamine 5'-phosphate oxidase family protein: MSKAYEFLKECGYFYVLTINGDYPTGRPFGAVMECDGKLYISTNNGNQAHKQLRENKNMQILAKKEGTREWLRITGRATECTDINMKQKMLEECPILSKHFLSADEEKYLLFQVEVLHAEFH; the protein is encoded by the coding sequence ATGAGTAAGGCATACGAATTTTTAAAAGAATGCGGATATTTTTATGTTTTGACTATAAATGGAGATTATCCCACTGGCAGACCATTTGGTGCTGTGATGGAATGTGATGGTAAACTGTATATTTCTACTAATAATGGAAATCAGGCACATAAACAGTTAAGAGAAAACAAAAACATGCAGATATTAGCAAAAAAAGAAGGAACTAGAGAATGGTTAAGAATTACAGGCAGGGCAACGGAATGTACAGATATAAATATGAAACAGAAAATGTTAGAAGAATGTCCTATTCTTTCCAAACATTTTTTATCCGCAGATGAAGAAAAATATCTGCTTTTTCAAGTAGAAGTACTGCATGCTGAGTTTCATTAA
- a CDS encoding Type 1 glutamine amidotransferase-like domain-containing protein — MSTYILASMFPNGFPVEIAKSLQQIITKRNAFAFVASEFEKMQEVTDEYFAYFINMFHEQGIHFEKEYVVDGRMTFKQAQEAVEKADVIWLSGGNTPVEFKYLKKYGLDKVIKQHQGVIIGLSAGAINMAETAICTLSCQHEKQEVYSGLGCVDISVEPHFVRNQITDEVINLSKNYTMYGLCDNGMIVCKDNKKYFFGEVYKIENGKVERIGK; from the coding sequence ATGAGTACATATATACTGGCAAGTATGTTTCCAAATGGATTTCCTGTGGAAATTGCGAAATCTTTGCAGCAGATAATTACAAAAAGAAATGCATTTGCTTTTGTAGCATCAGAATTTGAAAAGATGCAGGAAGTTACAGATGAATACTTTGCGTATTTTATAAATATGTTTCATGAACAGGGGATTCACTTTGAAAAGGAATATGTTGTCGATGGAAGAATGACATTTAAGCAGGCACAGGAAGCTGTAGAAAAAGCAGATGTTATTTGGCTTTCTGGTGGTAATACGCCTGTGGAATTCAAGTATTTAAAAAAGTATGGCTTGGATAAAGTTATAAAACAGCATCAGGGCGTAATTATTGGATTAAGTGCAGGGGCAATCAATATGGCAGAAACTGCAATTTGTACTTTATCATGTCAGCATGAGAAACAAGAAGTATATAGTGGATTAGGTTGCGTTGATATATCCGTAGAGCCTCATTTTGTAAGAAATCAGATTACTGATGAAGTAATCAACTTGTCAAAAAACTATACAATGTATGGGCTTTGTGATAATGGTATGATCGTATGCAAAGATAACAAGAAGTACTTTTTTGGTGAAGTTTATAAAATAGAAAATGGAAAAGTTGAACGGATAGGAAAATGA
- the tyrS gene encoding tyrosine--tRNA ligase: protein MKLFDELKWRGLINDVTSPDLEEKLNEGGLTFYIGTDPTGDSLHIGHYSSLLCAKRLKEHGHHPIMLVGGATGFIGDPKATGERNMLTKEVLQHNYDCLSKQIKELFGFEMVNNLDWTKDITIIDFLRDYGKFFNVNYMINKETVKRRLDSGISYTEFSYMLLQALDFLHLYEEKNCTLQLGGQDQWGNITSGLELIRKKHGADVECYGLTMPLITKADGTKFGKSETGTVWLDKNKTSAYEMYQFLVNSEDAKVIDYLKKLTFLNKEEIDALEEKVKTEPHKREAQKALAKEVVTFLHGEEEYEKALKITNALFRGNIQELNAEELGDALKGFEKKEVEDNLLLPDCLVQAGIASSKREAREWINQGSIQINGEKQTSVEFVVSSANAIHDKDTLIKRGKRNYYVITHK from the coding sequence ATGAAATTATTTGATGAACTGAAATGGAGAGGGCTTATTAATGATGTAACAAGTCCAGATTTAGAAGAGAAATTAAACGAAGGTGGATTGACGTTCTATATTGGAACAGACCCAACGGGGGATAGTTTGCATATTGGACACTATTCTAGTTTGCTGTGTGCAAAACGTTTGAAAGAACATGGACATCATCCAATTATGCTTGTTGGAGGTGCAACTGGATTTATTGGCGATCCAAAAGCTACTGGAGAAAGAAATATGCTGACAAAAGAAGTTTTACAGCATAATTATGATTGCTTAAGCAAGCAGATCAAAGAATTGTTTGGATTTGAAATGGTAAATAACTTGGATTGGACAAAAGATATTACCATTATTGATTTTTTAAGAGATTATGGAAAATTCTTTAATGTTAACTACATGATCAATAAAGAAACAGTAAAACGTCGTTTAGATTCTGGAATTAGTTATACAGAATTCTCTTATATGCTGTTACAGGCATTGGATTTCTTGCATTTATATGAAGAAAAAAACTGTACCTTACAGTTAGGTGGACAAGATCAGTGGGGAAATATTACAAGTGGTCTAGAACTTATTCGTAAAAAACATGGTGCGGATGTAGAATGCTATGGTTTAACCATGCCTTTAATTACAAAAGCTGACGGTACAAAATTTGGAAAAAGTGAAACTGGTACTGTATGGCTTGATAAAAACAAAACAAGTGCGTATGAAATGTATCAGTTCTTAGTGAATTCTGAGGATGCGAAAGTTATCGATTACTTGAAGAAATTAACTTTCTTAAACAAAGAAGAAATTGATGCATTGGAAGAAAAAGTAAAAACAGAACCACATAAACGTGAAGCACAAAAAGCATTAGCAAAAGAAGTTGTTACATTCCTTCATGGTGAAGAAGAATACGAAAAGGCATTAAAAATTACAAATGCTTTATTTAGAGGAAATATCCAGGAACTAAATGCAGAAGAGTTGGGAGATGCTTTAAAAGGATTCGAAAAGAAAGAAGTAGAAGACAATCTTCTTTTACCTGATTGTTTAGTTCAGGCAGGTATTGCTTCTAGTAAACGTGAAGCTAGAGAATGGATCAACCAGGGTTCTATTCAGATTAATGGGGAAAAACAAACAAGTGTTGAATTTGTAGTATCTAGTGCAAATGCTATTCATGATAAAGATACATTAATTAAAAGAGGAAAACGTAATTATTATGTAATTACACATAAATAA
- the murC gene encoding UDP-N-acetylmuramate--L-alanine ligase, giving the protein MHYHFIGIKGSGMASLATIVADRHETVSGSDIEKYIFTQKPLEERNIPITSFSEDNIQEGMVVIVGNAFDDTNPEVKKAFELQKQGKTTVYWYHEFLGQLVNEYTSISVAGTHGKTTTTGMLSHVMSLASPTGFLIGDGTGDMPDNSRYFVLESCEYKRHFLAYYPQYAIITNIELDHVDYYKDMEDYRSAFETFANQVKKGVVLFGDDEEVLKLHITTEHLYYGLHDNNDVQAVNVIQNENGMQFDVLYKKEKFGTFKLPFVGKPLLWNSLGVIAVGIMEGLSYELLQEGLSTFPGVKRRFTTEENKDNVYIDDYAHHPTAVKYMIEAARVKYPGKKVIAIFKPDRYSRIYYFMDRFAQELDKADEVYLCHFPENAAKEDGIDITIQDLADKSSKAVVIAEDEEAAKQLASRGPAVYLFMSSKDIYKLKNIVKTFQ; this is encoded by the coding sequence ATGCATTATCATTTTATTGGAATCAAAGGTTCTGGAATGGCTTCTTTGGCAACGATTGTTGCAGATCGTCATGAAACTGTAAGTGGTTCAGATATTGAAAAATATATTTTTACGCAAAAACCTTTAGAAGAAAGAAATATTCCTATTACTTCTTTTTCTGAAGATAACATTCAGGAAGGAATGGTCGTGATTGTTGGAAATGCTTTTGATGATACAAATCCAGAAGTAAAAAAAGCATTTGAACTGCAAAAGCAGGGAAAGACAACTGTTTACTGGTATCATGAATTTTTAGGACAGCTCGTAAATGAATATACAAGCATTTCTGTAGCGGGTACACATGGAAAAACTACAACAACTGGTATGCTTTCACATGTCATGTCGCTAGCCTCTCCTACAGGGTTTTTAATTGGAGATGGAACTGGTGATATGCCGGATAATAGCCGCTATTTTGTTTTAGAGTCATGTGAATATAAACGTCATTTTCTGGCGTATTACCCTCAATATGCGATTATAACGAATATCGAACTGGATCATGTTGATTACTATAAAGATATGGAGGATTATCGTTCTGCATTTGAAACATTTGCGAACCAGGTAAAAAAAGGTGTAGTTTTATTTGGGGATGATGAAGAAGTTTTAAAATTACATATTACAACAGAGCATCTATATTATGGATTGCACGATAATAATGATGTACAGGCAGTAAACGTTATACAGAATGAGAATGGTATGCAATTTGATGTTTTGTATAAAAAAGAAAAATTTGGAACGTTTAAACTTCCATTTGTTGGGAAACCTTTATTGTGGAACAGTTTAGGTGTAATAGCAGTTGGAATCATGGAAGGTTTGTCATATGAACTTCTGCAGGAAGGCTTATCTACATTTCCAGGAGTAAAACGTCGTTTCACAACAGAAGAAAATAAAGATAATGTTTATATCGATGATTACGCCCATCATCCAACAGCAGTAAAATATATGATAGAAGCTGCGCGTGTGAAATATCCAGGCAAGAAAGTAATCGCAATCTTTAAGCCAGATCGATATTCTCGTATATATTATTTTATGGATCGATTTGCACAGGAATTAGATAAAGCAGATGAAGTTTATTTGTGTCATTTCCCTGAGAATGCAGCAAAGGAAGATGGTATTGATATTACGATTCAGGATTTGGCTGATAAAAGCAGCAAAGCTGTTGTTATTGCGGAAGATGAGGAAGCTGCAAAACAGTTAGCTTCCAGAGGTCCTGCTGTTTATCTGTTCATGAGCAGCAAAGATATTTATAAATTGAAAAATATTGTAAAAACGTTTCAGTAA
- a CDS encoding LacI family DNA-binding transcriptional regulator, whose protein sequence is MKRITIYDVAKEADVSLATVSRVINGSDVVREDTRVKVQEAIEKLGYKPNAIAQGLALQKTTTIALIVPEASYFYTGQIINGLIDVAKIYKYNIMLHTTTEGITEMNDIIENVIKSRVDGVVIFNDKLNKEELNQLTTYQIPIVVIGNRMSDETVGSVYVDYAKLACDYANECIRNGKTDIALIEDRKNPAMIKQLRDGLSRAFKENGMEFSGYIEIPKEYRSSYLFLKEYVKTNPRKDVVITYRDSQAMAVLNVAKEEGVDIPNDMELVCILDSKYNSMARPQISGFKIPDYDLGAVAMRLLTKMLTDENDVVDKEIELSYIFTPRQSTK, encoded by the coding sequence ATGAAAAGAATTACGATTTATGATGTCGCAAAAGAAGCAGATGTTTCTCTGGCAACCGTATCACGTGTTATAAATGGTTCTGATGTAGTACGCGAAGATACTAGAGTTAAGGTGCAGGAAGCTATTGAAAAGTTAGGGTATAAGCCAAATGCGATTGCACAGGGGCTGGCTTTGCAGAAAACAACGACAATTGCTTTAATTGTCCCTGAAGCAAGTTATTTTTATACAGGACAAATTATTAATGGACTTATTGATGTTGCTAAAATTTACAAATACAATATCATGCTTCATACCACTACAGAAGGTATAACAGAAATGAATGATATCATTGAAAATGTCATTAAATCACGTGTAGATGGTGTTGTTATTTTCAATGACAAATTAAACAAAGAGGAATTGAATCAGTTGACAACTTATCAGATTCCAATTGTTGTTATCGGAAACCGCATGAGTGATGAAACAGTAGGTTCTGTATATGTTGATTATGCAAAATTAGCATGTGATTATGCTAATGAATGCATTCGCAACGGAAAAACAGATATTGCACTTATTGAAGACCGCAAGAATCCGGCAATGATCAAACAGCTTCGTGATGGTTTGTCTCGTGCTTTTAAAGAAAATGGTATGGAATTTAGTGGGTATATCGAAATTCCAAAGGAATATCGTTCTTCTTACCTGTTCTTAAAAGAGTATGTAAAAACAAATCCACGTAAAGATGTCGTAATCACTTATCGTGATTCTCAGGCAATGGCTGTTTTAAATGTAGCAAAAGAAGAAGGCGTAGACATTCCTAATGATATGGAATTGGTTTGTATTCTAGATAGTAAATATAACTCTATGGCACGTCCTCAGATTTCTGGTTTCAAGATTCCAGATTATGATTTAGGTGCTGTGGCTATGCGTTTATTAACAAAAATGTTGACGGATGAAAATGATGTTGTAGATAAAGAAATCGAATTAAGCTACATTTTCACACCTAGACAATCAACAAAATAA
- a CDS encoding thioredoxin family protein, giving the protein MKECMQEIKTLEEFETAKQQGGINVFTFSANWCPDCVFIKPFMPKLVEKYSDYHFYYIDRDQLMDAAVELMVMGIPSFVAFKDGEETGRFVSKLRKTEQEIDDFLSGLSK; this is encoded by the coding sequence ATGAAAGAATGCATGCAAGAAATTAAAACATTAGAAGAATTTGAAACTGCAAAACAGCAGGGTGGAATCAATGTATTTACATTTTCGGCAAACTGGTGTCCGGATTGTGTGTTTATTAAACCGTTTATGCCAAAACTGGTAGAAAAATATAGTGATTATCATTTCTATTATATTGACAGAGATCAGTTGATGGATGCTGCAGTGGAATTAATGGTTATGGGAATTCCTAGTTTTGTAGCATTTAAAGATGGAGAAGAAACAGGTCGCTTTGTTTCAAAACTACGTAAAACAGAACAGGAAATCGATGATTTTCTAAGTGGATTATCAAAATAG
- a CDS encoding DUF952 domain-containing protein codes for MIVHCMRKVDWEAIKDKEFWGEEQLEKEGFIHCSKVEQFDYVAPSFENKDASGHYKRNIELQNK; via the coding sequence ATGATAGTACACTGTATGAGAAAAGTAGATTGGGAAGCGATAAAAGATAAAGAATTTTGGGGAGAAGAACAGTTAGAAAAAGAAGGATTTATCCATTGTTCGAAAGTAGAACAATTTGATTATGTTGCGCCAAGTTTTGAAAATAAAGATGCATCAGGACATTATAAAAGAAATATCGAACTACAAAATAAATAG
- the trmB gene encoding tRNA (guanosine(46)-N7)-methyltransferase TrmB, which translates to MRMRKLPWAEDFLNEQEVVVKEPAQYKGTWKEMLDCTCLHVEIGTGKGDYWTKMSQCYPDFGWIGVEKNSSVAALAVRKFVNMEGKKEHMRFIQDDAEEIAQWFAHGEVDVIHLNFSDPWPKKRAHKKRLSNHKFIAQYADILSDDGEIQMKTDNSSLFEYSIMEFQNEGWYLHDFSVDYRRVEHDEDVITEYENRFMERNQPIYRAVWKKHPVVKKEN; encoded by the coding sequence ATGAGAATGCGAAAACTGCCATGGGCAGAAGATTTTTTGAATGAGCAGGAAGTTGTAGTAAAAGAACCTGCACAATATAAAGGAACATGGAAAGAAATGTTAGACTGTACCTGTCTGCATGTGGAAATTGGTACTGGGAAAGGTGATTACTGGACGAAAATGTCACAGTGTTATCCTGATTTTGGATGGATCGGTGTAGAAAAAAACAGCAGTGTTGCTGCTCTTGCTGTTCGTAAATTTGTTAATATGGAAGGCAAGAAAGAACATATGCGTTTTATCCAGGATGATGCAGAAGAGATTGCCCAGTGGTTTGCACATGGGGAAGTGGATGTTATTCATTTAAACTTTTCAGATCCATGGCCGAAAAAAAGAGCACATAAAAAACGTCTTTCCAATCATAAATTTATTGCACAGTATGCAGATATTTTAAGTGATGATGGAGAAATTCAAATGAAAACAGATAACAGTTCTTTGTTTGAATACAGTATCATGGAATTTCAAAACGAAGGATGGTATCTACATGATTTTAGTGTAGATTATCGAAGAGTTGAACATGATGAAGATGTGATTACAGAATATGAAAATCGTTTTATGGAACGAAATCAGCCAATTTATCGTGCTGTTTGGAAAAAGCATCCAGTTGTAAAAAAGGAGAATTAA
- a CDS encoding helix-turn-helix domain-containing protein, which translates to MDEFNEIFVQFFAVFGTLLFFIACIYLFYLVTKALKKYTVSQQIRKEKAEKSKTLGEVLKNHRIECKMTQEFVAEAIGVSRQAVSKWESGKSDPSTTNLLALADLFGISAEDLLKEVKEI; encoded by the coding sequence ATGGATGAATTTAATGAAATATTTGTACAGTTTTTTGCGGTTTTTGGAACCCTTTTGTTTTTTATCGCATGTATCTATTTGTTTTATCTAGTAACAAAAGCATTAAAGAAATATACTGTTTCACAGCAGATAAGAAAAGAAAAGGCAGAGAAGTCAAAAACACTTGGAGAAGTCTTAAAAAATCATCGAATCGAATGTAAAATGACACAGGAGTTTGTGGCAGAAGCAATAGGTGTAAGCAGACAGGCAGTATCAAAATGGGAAAGCGGAAAATCAGACCCAAGTACGACCAATCTACTCGCTTTAGCAGATTTATTTGGTATTAGTGCAGAAGATTTATTGAAAGAAGTAAAGGAAATATAA
- a CDS encoding internalin gives MSIFNKITKFLFEETETEIVAEDELETVSFSQNKAQDKTVKKDTATQEQQKTPVNTINEEPKQDEKKFVSIEVEQKPKTKPVKKESEKIVLPKKEYEQVPVISPMFGATEEKQPVKKKAAVKPAPKHTAKKVNPLGTIISPYFGAEELEEFEEEAKKDIEIQEKIEKEDILDTVQENMEFNSEEDIKNVSLDDLIEEDEDDSLEKDMLQISLFGDSTPVKSVEAMEKEEA, from the coding sequence GTGTCTATTTTTAATAAAATTACAAAATTTTTGTTTGAAGAAACAGAGACAGAGATTGTAGCTGAAGATGAGCTTGAAACTGTTTCTTTCAGTCAAAATAAAGCGCAGGATAAAACGGTAAAAAAGGATACAGCAACACAGGAGCAGCAGAAAACTCCTGTTAATACAATCAATGAAGAACCAAAACAAGATGAAAAAAAATTTGTGAGCATTGAGGTTGAACAGAAACCTAAAACAAAACCTGTAAAAAAAGAAAGCGAAAAAATCGTTTTGCCTAAAAAAGAATATGAACAGGTGCCGGTAATTTCACCAATGTTTGGTGCAACGGAAGAAAAACAGCCTGTAAAGAAAAAAGCAGCTGTCAAACCTGCTCCAAAACATACAGCAAAAAAAGTAAATCCTTTAGGAACGATTATCTCTCCTTATTTTGGCGCAGAAGAATTGGAAGAATTTGAAGAAGAAGCTAAAAAAGATATCGAAATTCAGGAAAAAATTGAGAAAGAAGATATTCTTGATACAGTGCAGGAAAACATGGAATTCAATAGTGAAGAAGATATAAAAAATGTATCTTTAGATGATTTGATCGAAGAAGATGAAGATGATTCTTTGGAAAAAGATATGCTGCAGATTTCTTTGTTTGGAGATTCTACGCCGGTAAAAAGTGTAGAAGCGATGGAAAAAGAGGAGGCGTAA
- a CDS encoding zf-HC2 domain-containing protein, whose translation MRYPCKLIQDILPLYHDGVCSQESKEIVEQHFSDCEECRKYYDDLCGVDAMEPDRALNKENEMKKAESFKGIKKRLLKKQVLLILVSFAVFFVLIFSVIGSLKHTKYIIPYENNIFVSMIDNQLIGRLQGNEANHLRIKRVETMNNNQKTTYLFFCMSSTKWDEIVTSDKVYSEYLLSSSEKGANEIDKVYYYTGDYTNLEEMDEAELQTILPSCELLWSK comes from the coding sequence ATGCGATATCCATGTAAACTAATACAAGACATACTGCCTTTATATCATGATGGAGTATGCAGTCAGGAAAGTAAAGAAATTGTTGAACAGCATTTTTCTGATTGTGAAGAATGCAGAAAATATTATGATGATCTTTGCGGGGTAGATGCTATGGAACCTGACAGAGCATTGAACAAAGAAAATGAAATGAAGAAAGCAGAGTCATTTAAAGGTATAAAGAAAAGACTTTTAAAAAAACAAGTCTTATTGATTCTAGTTTCCTTTGCGGTATTCTTTGTACTTATCTTTTCTGTTATTGGTTCATTAAAACATACTAAATATATAATTCCATATGAAAATAACATCTTTGTATCTATGATTGATAATCAATTGATTGGTCGTTTGCAGGGAAATGAAGCGAATCATTTAAGAATCAAACGTGTAGAAACAATGAACAATAACCAAAAAACTACATATCTTTTCTTCTGCATGTCATCAACGAAATGGGATGAGATTGTGACAAGTGACAAGGTTTATTCTGAATATCTATTATCTTCTTCTGAAAAAGGAGCAAATGAAATTGATAAAGTATATTATTATACAGGTGATTATACAAACCTGGAGGAAATGGATGAAGCAGAACTTCAAACCATTCTTCCTTCCTGTGAGTTGTTATGGAGTAAATAA